In Spirochaeta thermophila DSM 6578, the DNA window GTTCCCCTCCCGATCGGGAGGTTCCTCCCGCCGCCGGGTCGTAAGGCCGAGGCCTTGGTCTGCGCCTGTTTCTCTGCGGAGCCGTGGCGGTATACCGAGGAGCTGCTCCTCGGGCTCCGGCGCGAGGCCGTGGCCGAGGGGCTCCGCATCCTCGTGCGCACCGTGATGCCCAAGGAGGTGCATCTGGTCTTCCCTGAAGAGGAGAGAACGGTTTCCCGCCTCTTCGTCAGGGACCTGGGGGATCCGGGTATTCCCGTGCGGATCCACCATGTCGCGAGACGGTATCCCTTCACCTCGGACGAGATGCTCCTCGAGCTTGTGGGAGGGGCACGCCTCACCTGGGGTAGGCTTCCCGTGGACGAGGGATTCGTGATCGCGGAACCCTCCACTCTCCTCGCGGTGAGGGATGCGGTCGTCGGCGGGAGGCCTGTGCTCGAACAGGTGGTTCTGGTGGGTGGCGATGTAGTGGAGCGCCCCGTTCTCGTGAAGGTCCGGCTGGGTATGCCCGTATTCGATCTCCTCTCCCAGGAGGGGACGATGCCCGGTCCCGATGTGGATCCGATGGTCTTCCTGGGAGGACCTCTCTCCGGCAGGGAGGTCTCATGGCTCGGGGTACCGCTGCTTCCCGGCGTGGATGTGGTGACGCTCCTCGGGAGAGGGGCGACAGGGGGGGAGGAACCGTGCATCCACTGCAGCCGCTGTGCGCAGGTCTGTCCGAGGGGGCTCGAGCCCTGGCTCCTCCACGAGGCCCTCGGAAGAGGGGACGAGCGACTCCTTTCCGGAGGAGCGATCGAGGGGTGTATAGGTTGCAACCTGTGCAGTTTCGTCTGTCCCTCGGCCATTCCCCTCGCGGATCGGTTCAGGGAGTATCTCGAGAAGGAGGGGGAAGGTCATGGAGAGGGTTGACGGTGGGAGGCTCGTCCTGGGCTCCAGGCAGGTCTACGAGGGGAAGAAGGTGCTCGCCCTGCTCCCGGTGCTGGGGGGGATGGCGGTGCTCTTCGGTCCGGAGGGGCTCCTGCCGACCGCGGCTGCAATCGTGGGGAGCCTCGGCGCGGACCTCCTCATGGCGCGTCTCTTCTCCCGAAGGGTACGGCCCTCGTGGGATGCGGTGGGGCTCGGGCTCCTCGTGGGGCTCTTCCTGCCTCCCGGACTCCATCCCGTTGCCGGGTTTCTCGCCGCGGTCTTCGGTCAGGTGGTGGCGCGCTGGACCTTCGGCGGCCCTGCTCGCGCCTGGTTCCATCCTGCGGTGGCGGCCGTGCTCTTCGCCGTGGTCTCCTTTCCCTTCGATGCGGGAAGCTACCTTCCGCCGCTCTTCGGGGATCGGGTGCAGGGACTCCCGCTCTTCGTCGAGGCGAAGCGTCTCCTCTCGGGGCTCCGGGGGGGGAGCGTCCTCCAGATGGTGGGGCTCACCCCGAGCGGGATCGACGTGCGGGTCACGGGTGTGCTCAACGATGTGATCTTCGTGCCCCTTCGTTCGTATCTTCCCGATGGATACGTGGATCTCGCATTGGGGAACGTGCCGGGTGCGGTGGGCGCGCAGATGGGGCTCTTCGTCTTCCTCGGTGCCCTGATCCTCGTGTACGAGGAGGCGGTGCGGGTGGATCTCCCCTTCCTCTTCCTGGGGGCTTACACCCTCCTCGTCTTCGTTGCAGGAGGGGGACCGGAGGGAGGAGCCGACGTGCTCTTCTACCTGGGTGCCACCGATGTGGTACTCACCGCCTTCTTCCTCGTCCCCGATGAGGTCTCCAGGCCTTCCAGGGCGGGACTCCTTCCCTGGTATGCGGTTGCGGGAGGCCTCCTGGCCGGGCTCTTCTCCCTGGGTGGGGCCTTTCCCTATCCCGGGCTCCTTTGTGCCGCGGTGCTCAACCTCACGGTCCCGCTCGTGGATCACCTTTCCGTAGCCCGGGTGGGGGGTCGCGCATGAGGCACGTGCTCGATCAACGCTTCGATGTGGGGTTGGTGGTGCTCTTCTTCCTCTCGACGCTCGCGCTGATAGGGAGCGGCTATGTCTTCCTGGGCGGGAGGCTGGAGGACCGGGATGCGGTGGGGGTGCGTCTCGTGCTCGGGGGGGAGGGATTGCAGGTGGAGGAGATGGGGCTTCCTGTTTCCGCAGGGAGCGTGTATCGGGTGTCGGGCGAGGGGGAAGGGGTGTGGGCCGTGGCGCTCCCGGTGGTGTGGCGCGAGGCGGGGCTCGTGGTGGTGCTCTATGATGGAACGGGTGCGGTCGTGGATGTGCGGTTCCCCTACGGGCTCGAGGCGGGAGGGGACGATCCGTACGATACGGATCGTCTCAGGCGGCTCCTCCTGGATCGGAGTGCCCGGCGTCTGTGGCACGAGGTGAAAGGGGTCGATCCTCTCCTGCTCCGGAAGGTGGAGGAGGCGGTGCGCCTCGGACGATCGCTCCTCGAGGAAGGAGGTCTCCTCTAGATGGAAAGGGCGGGTTTCTTTCACGGCAACATCCTCCTGGTCGCGGGGTGCGGGCTCGCCCCGGCGCTCGCACTCACCACGAGGTTCGGCTACGGTCTCCTTCTCGGACTCGTGGCCTGGGGCCTGCTCCTCTTCCTCTCGCTCCTCTTCTCCTCGTTCAGGGAGTACCTGCGCAACCGCCAGATGCAGCTCGCGGTCTTCTTCATCGTGGGAGGAACCACGGTGAGTCTCATGGAGCTCGGTTTCAGGGCCTGGGCACCGGAGGTGCTCAGGGTGCTCGGGTTGTACCTGCCGGTGCTGGTGGTGGGTTCGCTCGTGTGGGGGTACGGGGTGGCCTACGGTCTCTCCCACCGTCCCAAGCGCACGTTCCGGATGGCGATGCGTGTGGGCGGGGGATATGCGGCGGCCGTGGTGGTGATGGCCTTCGTGAGGGAGCTTCTGGGCTACGGTGCTCTCAGTCTGGTGCCCTTCGCCGATGTGGTCTTGGTGGTGCCGGGGCTCGGGGACCTGCCCCTGCGGGCGGCGGTGGCCCCTGCGGGTGCCTTCTTCGTCTTCGGTTACCTCGCCGCCCTGGTGCGGCTCGCAGGGAGGGATGGTGATGCCCGCTGATGCGCTTCTCTACCTCGGACCTTCGCACCTCGCGTTCGCCTTCTTCCTGGGGCTCTCCCTCCTGTTCTCCGGTGTCTCCCGTGTGAGGGATGCGTTCTTCCTGGGCGGGGTGGTCACGGGTCTCCTGCTCCTCGCCGGGCTCTACCAGTATGCCCTCGAGCGGTGGGTCCTCTCGGCCCTGGATGTGCGGGCCTTCAGGCTCATGGGGTTCCTTCTCGGGTTCGGAGGCGTGCTCGTGCTCCTTTTCCAGATCCTCAGGTATCTCGCGCCGGGAGAGGACGATCGGTGGCTCGAACTGGTGATGCGTGGCGATCTCGTGGCGCTGGTGCTCGGCGGGGTGCTCGTGGTGCTCGAGGGTGAGGGGTCGCTCGGCTGGTCGCTCTGGGGGCTCCTCTGGGCGGGTGTGGGGTTCGCCGCAGGGCTCCTCTTCTACGTGGGGATCCTTCACCGGGTGGAGGGGCCGGAGGTGCCCGGGCCGCTCAGGGGGCTTCCGGTGCGGGCGGTCTGTGCGGGTCTCGTGGCCTTGGTGGTCGAGGTGACGGGGTACGCTCTGTACCCTCTGTTCGTATAGGAGGTTGGTGTGGCGGAGCGTGATGTGGTGTTCATGAGACGGGCACTCGCCCTCGCACGGAGGGCCGAGGGGCGGACGTCGCCCAATCCCATGGTGGGTGCCGTGGTCGTGAAGGATGGGCGCGTGGTGGGTGAGGGTTTCCACGAGCGGGCCGGGCTCCCTCATGCCGAGGTGACGGCCCTCTCCGAGGCGGGGGGGGAGGCGCGGGGTGCGGAGATGTACGTGACCCTCGAGCCGTGCTGTCACTGGGGGAGGACCCCGCCGTGTACGGATGCGATCCTCAAGGCCGGGGTGCGGAGGGTGGTGGTGGCGTGCAGGGACCCGAATCCGCAGGTGGCGGGCAAGGGGCTTTCGATCCTCGCCGAAGCGGGGGTGGAGGTGGAGGTGGGGGTGCTCTCCCGGGAGGCGCGGTGGCTCAACAGGGGGTTCATCTCGAGGATGGAGCGGGGGAGGCCGTGGGTGGTGGCCAAGGTGGCCGCCTCTCTCGATGGGAGGATCGCCCTGCCGGATGGACGTTCGAAGTGGATCACGGGTGAGGCGTCCCGACGCGAGGTGCACCGGTTGCGCGCGGGGAGCGATGTGCTCGTCACGGGGATCGGCACGGTGCTGGCCGACGATCCGGCCTTCACGGTGCGGGTTCCGGTGGGGGAAGGGCGGGATCCCGGGGTGGTGGTGTTGGATACACGGGGAAGGCTCCCGGTGGGGGCCCGGGTCGTACGGGAGGGTACGGTGGTGATGGTGGGGCCGGGGGTGGATGAGGGTTGGCGCGGGGAGATGGAGAGGCGAGGGGTGCGGGTGGTGGAGATGGGGGTCAGGGGGGAGAGGGTGGATGTGGAGGCGGTGTGTGCGTGGCTTGGGCAGGAGGGGGTGAATGTCGTGATGGTGGAGGCGGGGGCCGGGGTGACGGGGGCGTTCCTCGAGGCGGGGGTGGTGGATGAGCTGGTGGTGTTCGTGGCGCCGAGGGTCCTGGGTGAGGGAAGGGGATGGGTGGAGGGGCGTGTGCTGGAGGGGTTGGGGGAACGGGAGTGGGAGGTGCGTGAGGTGCGGGGGGTGGGGGAGGATGCGGTGGTGCGGTGCGTGCGGCGGGGGTGGGTGTAGGAGTCTTGTACGAGGAGGGGTACGGTGTTCACAGGTATCGTTCGTGAGATCGGTGTGGTGCGGGAGGTGAGGAGGGAGGGGGGAGGGCTGGTGGTGCGGGTGGAGGGGCCGGGGGTGGTGGGGGTGTTGGAGGTAGGGGCGAGTGTGGCGGTGGACGGGGTGTGCCTCACGGTCACGGCCCTGGATGAGCGTACGTTCCGTGCGGACGTGAGCTACGAGACGGCGGCGCGGAGTACGCTGGGGGGGGTGCGCGTGGGGAGGAGGGTGAACCTGGAGCCGGCGTTGGCGGTGGGCGAGCGGTTGGGGGGGCATCTGGTGTCGGGGCACGTGGATGGTGTGGGGCGGGTGATGGTGCGGGAGCGACGGAGCGGGGGGGAGTACTTCGCCGTCTGGGTACCGCCGGAGCTGAGGAAATACATCGCTCCCAAGGCCTCGGTGGCGGTCGACGGTGTCAGCCTCACCGTTGCCGAGAAACTCCCCGAAGGGTTCAGTGTGGTCGTCATTCCCCATACCCTTGCGGTCACCACCCTCTCGGATCGACGCCAGGGAGAGCCGGTGAACCTCGAGTGCGACATCCTCGCCAAGTACGTGGAGAGCCTCCTCCTCGAGGGAGGCTCGGGCACGGGCGGCCTCACCATCGAACGGCTCCGCGACCTCGGGTTCTAGACGTACCTCCCTTTTCGATACAAAAGGATTGGAGTATTATAGACCACAGAACGAGGAGTGAGGGACGAACATGGCGAGTGAAGAGACGCATGACATATTCGCCTCGATCGAGGAGGCCATAGAGGAATTCCGGGCGGGCCGCCCTCTCGTGGTGGTCGACGATGAGGAGCGGGAGAACGAGGGTGACGTGATCGTGGCGGCCGAAAAGATCACCCCCGAGCTCGTGAACTTCATGGCCAAGGAGGCCCGGGGCCTCATCTGTGTGGCCATCACCGAGGAGCGGGCCAAGGAGCTCGATCTCGAGCCCATGACGCCGGAGAACGAGGACACCCTGGAGACGGCCTTCACCGTGTCTGTCGATGCAGTGGGCACAGGCACGGGGATCTCCGCCCATGACAGGGCCCTCACCACGCGGAAGCTCGTGGATCCCGAGGCGAGACCGGAGGACTTCCGCCGCCCCGGACACGTCTTCCCGCTCCGGGCCAAACCCGGCGGGGTGCTGCGGCGCGCCGGGCACACCGAGGCGGCCGTGGATCTCGCCCGGCTCGCGGGGCTCTATCCTGCCGGTGTCATCTGCGAGATTATGAAGGACGACGGCTCCATGGCCCGGCTTCCCGACCTCGTGGAGTACTGCAGGAGACACGGTCTCAAGCTCATAAGCATCGCCCAGCTCATCGACTACCGGAGGAGGCAGGAGAAACTGGTCCGAAGAGAGGCCGAGGCCTTCCTCCCCACGAAGTGGGGCGAGTTCCGTGCCATCGCCTACACCGAAGTGCTCACGGGGGAGACGCACCTGGCCCTGGTGAAAGGGGACGTCGCAGGCAAGAAGGATGTCCTCGTGCGGGTCCACTCCGAATGCCTCACGGGAGATACGCTCGGTTCTCTCCGGTGCGACTGCGGGCAACAGCTCGCGGCCGCACTCGAGCGCATAGAGAAGGAAGGCCTGGGTGTGCTCCTCTACATGCGTCAGGAGGGGAGGGGCATAGGCCTCGCCAACAAAATCAAGGCCTACGCCCTCCAGGACCAGGGTCATGACACCGTGCAGGCGAACATCGCCCTCGGGTTCCCGCCCGATCTGCGGGACTACGGGATCGGAGCGCAGATCCTCGTCGATCTGGGCCTCTCTTCGATCCGCCTCATGACCAACAATCCCAAGAAGATCGCGGGCCTTTCGGGATACGGCCTCACGGTGACGAAAAGGGAACCCATCGAGGTGCCGCCGAATCCGCGCAACGAATACTATCTCGAGACGAAAAAAATAAAGATGGGTCACCTCCTGGCTGTGGTGCAGGAAAAGGGCGGTTCGTCCGAATCGCTTCATCAGGGGAACGTACGGAGCGGAGGAGACCCACACGAGGAGGAACGATGAATCCAGGGAAGATCGTGGAAGGGAGACTCATAGGAAAGGGACTCTCGTTCGCCATCGTGGCGAGCAGGTTCAACGAGTTCATCACCACCAAGCTCATCGAAGGGGCGATGGACGCCCTGGTTCGACATGATGTGGACCCTGCACAGGTGGATCTCGTGTGGGTGCCGGGCTCGTTCGAGATCCCACTCACCGCCAAGCGGCTCGCCGCCTCGGGGAAGTATCATGCCGTGATCTGCCTCGGTGCGGTGATCAGGGGCGCCACCCCCCACTTCGACTACGTGGCGGCCGAGGTCGCCAAAGGCGTGGCCCTCGCAGGCCTCGAGACCGGGCTGCCCGTGATCTTCGGAGTCCTCACCACCGACACGATCGAGCAGGCCGTCGAGCGTGCGGGCACCAAGTCGGGAAACAAGGGATGGGACGCCGCCGTGAGCGCCATAGAAATGGCCAACCTCTTCTCCCAGCTGTGATCCCCCGGGTGTGTCGGGTGGTCTCGTAGTGGCGACCGTCCGGTGGAGCAAAGGCGAGGCGGCTAGGAGGGACGCCGCTTCGCCGCCTTCCTGAGCCGGTCCATCACCGCCCGTCCCAACCCCACCTCCGGCACCGCTTCCGCATAGATCCGCGCCACCCCCGCCTCTTCCAGCCGGTGCAGCCCCTCGAACAGACCCGCCGCCGCTTCCTGCAGATCCCCTCGCGGCGAGAGCACCTCCACCGCCCGGAACGCAGGCTCCTCCGGCGCGCCCCTGAACGCCAGCAGTCCCGCCTCGCGCGCCTCCTCGGCCCCCGGCATCGCTCCCCCCTCCAGCACCACCACCGGCACCGAAGGCGCATAGTGCCAGGGCAGCATCCCCGGCGCCTCCTGCGCCCCTTCCCGCTCCGGTCCCCCCACCACCACCGCACCCCGGCCCACCGCCTCCTCCAGCGCCTCCACCGGCACCCCGCCCGGCCGGAGCACCCGCACCTGCCCGCCCTCCACCCGCACCACCGTCGACTCCACCCCCACCTCGCACGCCCCCCCGTCCAGCACCAACGCCACCCTCCCCCCGAGCTGACCCGCCACGTGCCCCGCCCTCGTGGGACTCAGCGACCCGAAACGATTCGCGCTCGGCGCGGCGATCGGGACCTCCGCCTTCTCTATGAGCCTCCGCGCCACAGGATGCGCCGGCATCCGCACCCCCACCGTGGGGAGCCCTGCGGTCACGATCCCCGGCACCCGCTCCCCCTTCGGCAACACCAGCGTGAGCGGGCCCGGCCAGAACCGCGCCATGAGCGTCCTGGCAAGATCGGGCACCTCCCTCACCACCTCTCCCACCATCTCCTCACCCGAGATGTGGACGATGAGCGGATCGAAGAGCGGCCGCTCCTTTATCTCGAAGATCCTCGCCACCGCAACCGCATCCAGGGCATTCGCCCCGAGCCCGTAGACCGTCTCGGTGGGAAAGGCCACCGCCTCGCCCTCGCGCAGGAGGCGCGCCGCCTCCTCTATCGTTTCATCCGTGGCGGGCACCACCCTCGTCTCTTTCACCCTACGAACTCCCTTATCACGCGGAGCACCTCGGAAAGCGGCCTCACCTTGAACCACTCCCTCCCCGTCAGCTCGTTCGCATAGGCCATGTACATCTCCGAGATCGCCTGGGCGAACTCCCGAGGGAGCGGCGGCGGCTCCATACCCACCCGCTCCTTCCAGTGGACCCTGTCCTCCTTCTTCGCCTCCTCCACCCGCCGGTACCACTCCGTCCTGCGATAGAAAATCCGCGCCACCTCCTTGCTCACCGGGATCCCCCGGTAGGTGAAGCGACACTCGTCCAGGGTCCCCAGGGCATCCACCAGGACGAGCCGCCTCCCCTCGTCGAAGGCGTACTCGACCTTGCCATCCTCGTGATCGAGCCCCAGCCTTCTCGTCTCCTCTGTGATGAGCCTATCCAGGAAGCGCGTGCGTTCCTTGAGCGCTGCCACCTCCTCCTCCGAGAGCCCTGCGATCCGCTGCGCCTCCTCCCACGAGAGGTAGCGGTCGGTCTCCTCGAGCTTGGTCGACACATCAAGCATGGGAGGATCGAGCCGCATCCCCGGCTCAGGCGGGCCGGCGAGCCCCAGATCCTCGTGCGTGAGCGCCCCCGAGGCGAGCCGCCTGAACAGCGAAGATCCCGGCGGGAGGCTGTTCCGGTAGATCACCTCGAGCGGGATGAGGAAGTTGCCGGAAAGCCCGGCGAAGATCCCGTAGTCGTACTCGCCGTTCCTGCGGGACGGCCGCACCACCCGAAAGAGTCGGCAGGCGAGCTCCCTCACCGGCCCCCTCGCCTCGGAGAGACGCACCACCCTCCCGTCCTCCACCACACCCAGATAGTGGGAGGGGATCCCCTCTTCGGCGAGACGCTCGAAGAAGTAGGCCGTGGCGATACAGATCGCAGCCCCCTTGTGGGCGATGTCGTCCGGCATCTTGCCCCAATCGAAGACCGAGTACCTGTCCGAGAACCTGAACCGGCCTTCTCCCGGCTCCCGGTCGCTCGGCGCTTTCACCACCTCGAGATCCTTCACGCTCCCCATGACGTCTCCTTTCGATGAGGTACGGAGTGTATAGCATAAATATACGGAGATGTACAGCATAAGTATGCACAGGAGGGGAGCAGGCGGCTCTCGATCTTATGATGCGTCTTCTGACGTGCCGATCGTGCGGACTCTCCCCCTGACGGATGGCCCCTCACTCCAAGGCACCGGGTATGAGCCAGAGGGGACGCTTCGCCCCATGAAATCCCTCCTCACAGATCATGTCGACGGGAAGAGAGAGCCTCCCCCGGAGCCCATGCCGGAACGTGAGGAAGGATCGTCGGATTCTGCGATGATCACCTTGATTCCCAGTTTTTCGAATTCGGATCGATCTTTTTCCGAAATTCCCTCGTCCGTGATGAGGTAATCTATCTGATCGAGTACATTGATGGCGGCGAAGGCATGTTTATGTATCTTTGTGGAATCCACCAGGAGAAACACCTCGTCCGATGATTCTATCATCGCCCGTTTCACAGGAAGATCACTGATTCCGGGATAGGTGAGTCCCTCCCTCAGAGAAACCCCCGCGGCCGCAAGAAAGAGCCTGTCGGCATGCATGTTGTCGAAGAAGGAAGCAGCCTTCTCTCCCGTGAGGGAGAGGGTCGGGCGCTTGAACTCTCCACCCGTCATATGGATCTCGATAGTGGGCTCCACTCCGAGAAGAAGTGCAATATTCAAGGCATTGGTGATCACACGGAGCCCTTGGATATGTATGATATTCTTCGCCAGCTCTGTCACCGTCGTCCCGGAGTCCAGGATGATGGTGGAATTCGGTTCCACGAATTCGGCGGCCTTCCTCCCGATGCGGGCCTTGAGTTCCATATTCTCTTTGTGTTCGAGGGAAAGCGTCTGCACACTCTCAGGGAGGGTTTTCAGGTAGGCACCCCCGTGACAGCGGACCACTGCGCCTGACTTCTCCAGTTTGTATAGATCCTGCCGGATCGTTGGTTCACTCACTCGGAAGAGCTTGCCCAGTTCGCTTACCTTGACACTTCCGTTTTCCCTTATGAGTTCCAATATCTTCCGACGCCGCTCCTCTGCCAGCATAGACTTTCACTCCCTTACGTTAGTTAGTGGAAGAGAGGTCAAACGATCTTTCGATTCGTATCCCTCTGTTGTGTTATTCTACGAGGTGCTTGTTGTTACGTCAACGATCACCGGCAGGCGGGACTGTCAATGGGGAGTGTTGAAATTGAGCTGGAGTTGATAAGGGGTGCGTCTCCCCACCTCTTGTATCACCTGCATGCCCACCACGTAGAGGCCTACCACCTCATCCGCATGGGCACGGCTCATATACCCAGGATACCTCCGCAGAAAGCTCCTCATGTGTCGAAACATGTTCTCCGCAAGGTTGCTCGTCCTCACCTTCTCCTTCCACTCATAGGGTAACTCCAGATAGGAGAAGACTCGTTCCCTCCGCCACAGGAGAGCAGCCGTCATCCGGGGGGCCTTCGTCGCCCACTTCTTCACGAATGCCTCGAACGCTTCCTCTGCCTCCTCCTTCCCTCCTGCCTCAAAGAGCCTCCAGTACTCAGTCCGAAAGGCTCGCCTCTCCTCCTGGAGGTGAGCCTTCTTCCCCTTCTGGTCCCCCATATCCTGCAGAAGCTTCTGCTCAAGGGTGCATTGCAGGTGCCAGAGGCATACCTGCTTCTTCGCCTCAGGATACACGGTCTCCACCGCCTGCCAGATCCCCTCTGCCTCGTCGGCCACCACCAGTTCCACCTCCTCAAGCCCTCGCTCATAGAGCCTGGTAAGGAGTCGCTCGTAGCTCGCCCGGTCCTCCTGCTCCGCAACGACCCAGTCGAGGAGCTCATGAGACCCGTCCTCCTTCACCCCCACGGCACTCAAGATCACCAGCCCCCTCCTCCCTTTTCCCCTCAGCCTTCCCCACACCCCATCCAGCACGAGCGCCTTCACCCCGCTGAGGGGCCTCCTCCGCCACCGCTCCTTCTCCTCGCGAAGACCTTTGATGAGCCTAAGGAGTGTCTGTGGATGTGCCTCTCCTATCCCCAGCTCTCGCAGGAGCATGGTCCACCTTCGGGCACTCATCCCTCCTACATACCCGAGGAGAAGCTCTTCGGTGAGGGCCTTGAGCCTGTGCTCATAGGTCACCAGCCTCACCTCTTTCCCGCAGCTGGTGCGGATGCGCGGCACTCGTGCCTCAGTAAGGGTTCCCCATGGGATCTGGACTGTCTTCCACTTCCTGTAGCCGTACCGGTAGGAGGCTCCCTCCTCCCGTCCTCCGCGGGCATATCGCTTTCTTCCCACTATTTCGTCTCTCAGTGCCTCAAGGAGGTGCTCCAGGTAACTCTTGTACGTCTGGAGCACGTTCTCGCGTACCTCGAGCCTTTTGCGCTGTTTTCACGCAACGATAGGTAAAGACATTACAAGCGGGTGGGGATTTATTTTACCCCAAAAAAGCGGTCCAACGGTGCGATAGTAAGGGGAAAACGAGGTCGGAGTTGAAAAATTGACCCCAAAAAAGAGGGCCCCCGGGTTTTTCCATGATAGAATCATGGTAGCAGAAAACCGACGGAGGGGCCCATGGCAAGTATAGCACAGAAATCACTTTTTTGCTGGCACGATGTAGAAGCATTGGGGGATTTACATCGGCTTCGGCTGGTGTTGGAG includes these proteins:
- a CDS encoding Rnf-Nqr domain containing protein; translated protein: MPADALLYLGPSHLAFAFFLGLSLLFSGVSRVRDAFFLGGVVTGLLLLAGLYQYALERWVLSALDVRAFRLMGFLLGFGGVLVLLFQILRYLAPGEDDRWLELVMRGDLVALVLGGVLVVLEGEGSLGWSLWGLLWAGVGFAAGLLFYVGILHRVEGPEVPGPLRGLPVRAVCAGLVALVVEVTGYALYPLFV
- the ribH gene encoding 6,7-dimethyl-8-ribityllumazine synthase, with the protein product MNPGKIVEGRLIGKGLSFAIVASRFNEFITTKLIEGAMDALVRHDVDPAQVDLVWVPGSFEIPLTAKRLAASGKYHAVICLGAVIRGATPHFDYVAAEVAKGVALAGLETGLPVIFGVLTTDTIEQAVERAGTKSGNKGWDAAVSAIEMANLFSQL
- a CDS encoding Rnf-Nqr domain containing protein, translated to MERAGFFHGNILLVAGCGLAPALALTTRFGYGLLLGLVAWGLLLFLSLLFSSFREYLRNRQMQLAVFFIVGGTTVSLMELGFRAWAPEVLRVLGLYLPVLVVGSLVWGYGVAYGLSHRPKRTFRMAMRVGGGYAAAVVVMAFVRELLGYGALSLVPFADVVLVVPGLGDLPLRAAVAPAGAFFVFGYLAALVRLAGRDGDAR
- a CDS encoding phosphoribosylaminoimidazolesuccinocarboxamide synthase: MGSVKDLEVVKAPSDREPGEGRFRFSDRYSVFDWGKMPDDIAHKGAAICIATAYFFERLAEEGIPSHYLGVVEDGRVVRLSEARGPVRELACRLFRVVRPSRRNGEYDYGIFAGLSGNFLIPLEVIYRNSLPPGSSLFRRLASGALTHEDLGLAGPPEPGMRLDPPMLDVSTKLEETDRYLSWEEAQRIAGLSEEEVAALKERTRFLDRLITEETRRLGLDHEDGKVEYAFDEGRRLVLVDALGTLDECRFTYRGIPVSKEVARIFYRRTEWYRRVEEAKKEDRVHWKERVGMEPPPLPREFAQAISEMYMAYANELTGREWFKVRPLSEVLRVIREFVG
- a CDS encoding L-threonylcarbamoyladenylate synthase, with the translated sequence MKETRVVPATDETIEEAARLLREGEAVAFPTETVYGLGANALDAVAVARIFEIKERPLFDPLIVHISGEEMVGEVVREVPDLARTLMARFWPGPLTLVLPKGERVPGIVTAGLPTVGVRMPAHPVARRLIEKAEVPIAAPSANRFGSLSPTRAGHVAGQLGGRVALVLDGGACEVGVESTVVRVEGGQVRVLRPGGVPVEALEEAVGRGAVVVGGPEREGAQEAPGMLPWHYAPSVPVVVLEGGAMPGAEEAREAGLLAFRGAPEEPAFRAVEVLSPRGDLQEAAAGLFEGLHRLEEAGVARIYAEAVPEVGLGRAVMDRLRKAAKRRPS
- a CDS encoding bifunctional 3,4-dihydroxy-2-butanone-4-phosphate synthase/GTP cyclohydrolase II — encoded protein: MASEETHDIFASIEEAIEEFRAGRPLVVVDDEERENEGDVIVAAEKITPELVNFMAKEARGLICVAITEERAKELDLEPMTPENEDTLETAFTVSVDAVGTGTGISAHDRALTTRKLVDPEARPEDFRRPGHVFPLRAKPGGVLRRAGHTEAAVDLARLAGLYPAGVICEIMKDDGSMARLPDLVEYCRRHGLKLISIAQLIDYRRRQEKLVRREAEAFLPTKWGEFRAIAYTEVLTGETHLALVKGDVAGKKDVLVRVHSECLTGDTLGSLRCDCGQQLAAALERIEKEGLGVLLYMRQEGRGIGLANKIKAYALQDQGHDTVQANIALGFPPDLRDYGIGAQILVDLGLSSIRLMTNNPKKIAGLSGYGLTVTKREPIEVPPNPRNEYYLETKKIKMGHLLAVVQEKGGSSESLHQGNVRSGGDPHEEER
- a CDS encoding riboflavin synthase; translation: MFTGIVREIGVVREVRREGGGLVVRVEGPGVVGVLEVGASVAVDGVCLTVTALDERTFRADVSYETAARSTLGGVRVGRRVNLEPALAVGERLGGHLVSGHVDGVGRVMVRERRSGGEYFAVWVPPELRKYIAPKASVAVDGVSLTVAEKLPEGFSVVVIPHTLAVTTLSDRRQGEPVNLECDILAKYVESLLLEGGSGTGGLTIERLRDLGF
- a CDS encoding NADH dehydrogenase — protein: MRSLLAGRVRGGLEFRSYVQTVDRRVVNASLPKVVVIPLAWGRMEASHPVVKPGDEVKEGQLLAKPASVLGTPLYSSVPGRVRDIVPVSLPEGEREAVILDLAGTFERRAKDRTSDWADMTPEKLWKRLFSSGVIRHGNVPLPIGRFLPPPGRKAEALVCACFSAEPWRYTEELLLGLRREAVAEGLRILVRTVMPKEVHLVFPEEERTVSRLFVRDLGDPGIPVRIHHVARRYPFTSDEMLLELVGGARLTWGRLPVDEGFVIAEPSTLLAVRDAVVGGRPVLEQVVLVGGDVVERPVLVKVRLGMPVFDLLSQEGTMPGPDVDPMVFLGGPLSGREVSWLGVPLLPGVDVVTLLGRGATGGEEPCIHCSRCAQVCPRGLEPWLLHEALGRGDERLLSGGAIEGCIGCNLCSFVCPSAIPLADRFREYLEKEGEGHGEG
- the ribD gene encoding bifunctional diaminohydroxyphosphoribosylaminopyrimidine deaminase/5-amino-6-(5-phosphoribosylamino)uracil reductase RibD, which codes for MAERDVVFMRRALALARRAEGRTSPNPMVGAVVVKDGRVVGEGFHERAGLPHAEVTALSEAGGEARGAEMYVTLEPCCHWGRTPPCTDAILKAGVRRVVVACRDPNPQVAGKGLSILAEAGVEVEVGVLSREARWLNRGFISRMERGRPWVVAKVAASLDGRIALPDGRSKWITGEASRREVHRLRAGSDVLVTGIGTVLADDPAFTVRVPVGEGRDPGVVVLDTRGRLPVGARVVREGTVVMVGPGVDEGWRGEMERRGVRVVEMGVRGERVDVEAVCAWLGQEGVNVVMVEAGAGVTGAFLEAGVVDELVVFVAPRVLGEGRGWVEGRVLEGLGEREWEVREVRGVGEDAVVRCVRRGWV
- a CDS encoding RnfABCDGE type electron transport complex subunit D yields the protein MERVDGGRLVLGSRQVYEGKKVLALLPVLGGMAVLFGPEGLLPTAAAIVGSLGADLLMARLFSRRVRPSWDAVGLGLLVGLFLPPGLHPVAGFLAAVFGQVVARWTFGGPARAWFHPAVAAVLFAVVSFPFDAGSYLPPLFGDRVQGLPLFVEAKRLLSGLRGGSVLQMVGLTPSGIDVRVTGVLNDVIFVPLRSYLPDGYVDLALGNVPGAVGAQMGLFVFLGALILVYEEAVRVDLPFLFLGAYTLLVFVAGGGPEGGADVLFYLGATDVVLTAFFLVPDEVSRPSRAGLLPWYAVAGGLLAGLFSLGGAFPYPGLLCAAVLNLTVPLVDHLSVARVGGRA